The following nucleotide sequence is from Caldicellulosiruptor saccharolyticus DSM 8903.
AGTTGATGTTGACTATTTGAATGCAGGTGCGGCAATTGAGATAAAGATAGGTCAGGGTGCAAAACCGGGGATTGGCGGGCACCTTCCTGGTGAGAAGGTTGGTGAAGAGGTATCAAGAACAAGGATGATTCCAATTGGTTCTGATGCAATCTCACCAGCACCACACCATGATATTTATTCAATTGAAGACTTAAGACAGCTTATTTTTGCGCTAAAAGAGGCAACAAACTACACAAAACCAGTTGGTGTCAAGATTGCAGCAGTTCACAACGTTGCGGCAATTGCCTCTGGTATTGCAAGAGCTGGCGCTGACTTTATCACAATAGACGGTGTCAGAGGCGGAACAGGTGCAGCACCGCTTAGAATAAGAGATAATGTTGGTATACCTATTGAGCTGGCTTTGGCAGCGGTGGACTCAAGACTTAGAGAAGAAGGAATTAGAAATCAGGTATCAATCATTGTAGCAGGTTCAATCAGAAACAGCGCAGATGTTGTTAAAGCCATTGCACTTGGTGCTGATGCTGTTTTCATTGGAACAGCAGCGCTAATTTCCTTGGGGTGCCATGTTTGCCAAAAGTGCCACACTGGAAAGTGCAACTGGGGTATTGCAACACAGGACCCTGTTTTGGTAAAAAGACTAAATCCAGAGATTGGTGCAAGAAGAGCAGCAAATCTGCTTCGTGCTTGGGCTCATGAGATAAAAGAGATGCTGGGCCTGATGGGGATAAATGCTTTGGAGAGCTTGAGAGGAAATAGACTTATGCTAAGGGCAGTTGGGCTTACAGAAAAAGAGATGGAGATCTTAGGTGTGAAGCATGCAGGAGAGGGGGTCTAAAAAGGTGGCAAAGAAGATATTTCCAAAAGAAGAGGTGTGTGTGGGCTGCCATTTGTGCGAGGTCTATTGTGTGTATGCCCACTCTAAATACAAAAAGCCAACTGTGAAGGCCCATGAGCTTGTAAAACTTTACAACAAACATAGGGATTTAAAACCAACTCCAAGGATTTTAGTTGAGGAAAAAAGTGGTGAGTGGACAACCTTTGCACTGCAATGCAGACATTGCGACGATGCCCCCTGCACTAAAGCTTGTATCACAGGTGCTATGAAAAAGCTTGAAGACGGAAGAGTCATCTGCGATGAGGAAAAGTGTGTCGGCTGCTGGTCGTGTATAATGGCATGTCCGCACGGGGCAGTAAGGCGTGGGGAGAACAAAAAAGCAGCATCCAAGTGTGATTTGTGCTTAGAACTTGGCGAGCCTGCGTGCGTGAAGAACTGCCCGAACGAGGCACTTGTAATCAAAGAGGTGTAAAAAAGGGGGAAATGAAGCAAGATGAGATATGTTATAATAGGAAACTCTGTTGCAGCCTGTGGCTGTATTGAGGCGATAAGAAAAGTAGATCTCCAAAACCCTATTGTTGTAATCTCAGATGAAAAGTACAGGGTGTATTCAAGACCACTTATTTCATACTATCTTGGTGGGAAAGTTGACGAGAACAAGATGTATATAAGGGATGAGGATTATTACGAAAAGAACAAGGTAGAAGCAATCCTTGGCAAAAGAGCAGTCTCAGTTGACTTCAAAAACAAAGAGGTTGTGCTTGATGATGGAAGTAAAGTAAAATACGATAAGCTCCTTATTGCAACAGGTGGGAAGCCTTTTGTGCCACTTACAAAAGGATTTGAGCTAAAAAATGTCTTTACATTTATCAAGTTTGACGATGTAAAGGCCATAGATGAGGCTATCAAGAATGGTGCAAAAAAGGCAACAGTTATTGGTGCGGGACTTTCTGGTCTTAAAGCAGCAGAGGCGCTTATCAAAAGAGGCTTAGAGGTTACAGTTGCTGAGCTTGCAAACAGGATTTTGGGCTCTATCTTGGATTTAGAGGCATCAAAGATAGTTCAAGATGAACTGGAAAAACACGGGATTGTTTTTAAGCTTGAAACATCTGTTGATGAGATAATTGGGGATGGCAAGGTAGAAAAGGTAAGGCTAAAAAACGGTGATGTTTTAGATAGCGACATTGTTGTGTTTGCCATAGGTGTTGTTCCAAACATTGACTTTTTGAAAGGGACAGAGCTCAAAATCAACCGCGGAATTGTCGTAGATGACCATATGAGGACAAACATTGAAGATGTATATGCAGCAGGTGACTGCGCAGAGGGGTATGACTGCGTCTATCAGCAGCAAAGAATAATTCCTATCTGGCCAAATGCGTACAATCAGGGCGAGACGGCAGGTTATAATATGGTAGGAGTTGAAAAGACATTTGACAGAGGCTTCCCAATGAACTCTATAGGATTTTTTGATGTGCATATGATAACAGCAGGAATTGTCATGCCAAACTCAGATGATATAGAGGTACTTGTAAAGCATGATAAGGAAAAAAATAGCTATAGAAAGATTTACATCAAAAATGGTCGTGTTTTAGGGTTTATGTTTATAAACTCAATTGACAGAGCTGGTATGATAACAAACATGATAAAAGAGGGCTTAAATGTTGAGAGCATAAAGCACAGACTCCTTGACGATGATTTTGGATACTTAGATTTGCCAAAAGAGCTGAGGCAAGAGAAGATTTTAGGGGGTGCAAAAGCTTAAAATGGCAGAGAGGGGTAAACTTACAATAGATGCAAAGGGTATACACTACAAAGAACTCAATGAGATGATTGAAAATGCCCTAAATGAGGGGTATAAACAGATAGATTTGATAAACGTAAACGGTCAACGCTATATAGGTGATGGGCTGACTTTTCCAGACAGAAAACTTAACATCTATGGCACCCCTGGCAATGATATGGCAGCCTTTATGAACGGGCTTACAATAGAGGTTTTTGCAAACGGTCAAGACGGTATTGGCAATACTATGAACGCAGGCAAAATCATAGTTCATGGCTCAGCAGGGGATATTATAGGCTATGGTATGCGCGGTGGCGAGATATTTATTAAAGGCGATGTTGGATACAGAGTTGGAATTCACATGAAAGAGTATATGGACAAAGTGCCTGTACTTGTTGTCGGTGGCAAGGCAGGAGATTTTTTGGGTGAGTACATGGCAGGTGGAAGGATTATTGTACTTGGCCTTACTTTAAAGGAAGATGAGGAGATAACAGGGCTTTATTGTGGAACTGGTATGCATGGCGGAGTCATGTATTTAAGAGGCCAGCTTCAGCCGTATCAGCTGGGAAAAGAAGTGAAGATAGTTGATATGGAGGAAGAAGATTACAAGTTTATAGACAAATACGTAACAGAGTTTGTAAAATACTTTGGCTACAGCAAAGAATTTATAATGTCAAAGCCGTTTTATAAGCTAATCCCATACAACAAGCGTCCTTACGGAAAACTCTATGCTTATTAATAAAAGATTTTTTAGGTGGCCAGTGGTAATTTTGTTTTTGCCATTGGCCGATTTATATTATTTTTCTCAAAATAGGGGGTTTTGCTTTTGGATATTGAAAAGATTTTATTTGAAATGATAAAATACTTTAAAGCGGACGTGCGAAGAATAAACCATGCAATAAAGGTATTATCATTTGCAAGGCTGATTGGCAAAATGGAAGGGTTAGATGAAAGTAAGCAGCAGATTTTAGAAATAGCAGCTATACTTCATGACATTGGGATAAAGGTTTGTGAGCAAAAGTATGGTTCTAGTGCTGGGCATCTTCAAGAAATAGAAGGACCAGAGGTTGCAAAAAGTATTTTAGATGGCTTTGATATAGACCAAAAAACATTAGAAAGAATTCTTTTTTTAATTGGCAATCATCATTCCTATCACAAGATAGATGATATAGATTTTCAGATTTTAGTAGAGGCTGATTTTATTGTAAATATCTACGAAGATGAGATGTCAAAAGAGGCTATAAAGCAGGTCAAGGAAAAATACTTTAAGACAAAAACAGCTACAGCGCTTCTTGGAACCATGTTTGAGGTGTAAGACTTAAGCATAAGGTAGTAGTTTGGCAGCACGGTCAACAGCAAAAGTGCGTGTTGGCCTTGAAAAAATAAAAAATGTAGGATGGTAGGAGGGGAAAAATTGTATGGACTTTTTTCTAAGTAGTTTGCCAATCTTGCTGGTTTTAGTGCTTCTTATCTTTATGAAAAAGACTGCAGACTTTGCAGGGCTTGTCGGGTGGATTGCAACAGCCTTGATTGCAATCTTTTATTTTAACACCTCATTTGATGTTGTGGTAAAATCATCCATTATGGGCTTTTTAGCAGCACTTCCTGTGTCTTTGGTTGTTGTCACATCAATTTTACAGCTCAATATCATGGAATCAGCAGGTGCTATGAAGAGAATTATTGTGTTTATAAAAGGACTATCTAAGGATGACAAGGTATTTCAGGCGCTTATTTTAAACGTTGGTTTTGGAACATTTTTGGCAGCAACAGGTGCAGTACCTGTAACAGTTCTACCACCAATCTTGATTGGGCTTGGGTATTCGACATTTGCTGCAATTGCCCTGTCTGCAGTTGGGTTTGATGCGCTTTGTACATATGCCCTATTGGGTACGCCTCTAGTTGTATTTTCTCAGATTGCAAATATTGATTTGATAACATCTGCAAGGTATTTCTTGCCCTTTGTTGGGGTTGTTTCTTTTACAATCTCACTTGCCATGCTTTTTATAATCGGCAATAGCAAGTTTGTCAAAAGAGGATTTATTCCTGCTATAATTGTAGGCTTGGCTTCGTATGCAGCTGCAGAGCTTGCAATCTTGGTAAAAGCACCTGTTATAACAGGTATCTTTGCAGGGATTTTGATAATGCTTGTGATGATGCTGATTTTAAAGCTTATTGGCAAAAAGGTCTACGACTCAAGTCATTTTACAGACGAAGACAGGAAAACTGAAAAGACAATGGGTATTGTAAAGGCAGTCTCGCCTTGGATTTTACTGGTTATTTTTATTCTCATAACAAATCTCATAACACCAATCAGAGAATTTCTTTACGACAAGCTCTCAATGCCTGTTGAGGTAATGAAAGGGCCAAAGATAAAGCCAATTTTCACAAGAGTTTTGTGGCAGTCTTACACATGGATTATGATTTCGACAATAATTTCCATATTCATATTCAAGATGGATAAAACTGCACTCAAGAATGCTTGGGACAAGACAAAATCGAGGATTCCAAAACCTTTCTGGTCATCAACAGTGTTTTTCTTAATGGCATATGTTATGATGTACTCAGGTTATCAAAAGACAGACACTGGTTATGATCTTTTGAACAAGGCACACAACATAGTGTATGTCTTAGCAGAATACTCAGCAAAAGGCTTTAAAGGTGCATATGCATTCATAGCTCCTTACTTAGGGATTTTAGGTGGATTTATTACAGGAACAGAAACCTCAACAGTTGCGATGTTTGCAAAATATACAATTGAAACTTCAAAACTTTTAGGACTTTCACCACTTTTGATGGTAGCAGCTGTTGCGTTTGGCGGTGGGCTTGCCTCAGGGATTTCACCGTCAAAACTTCAAAACGCTGCTGCTGCAATTGATGCAATTGGTGAGGAGTCAAAGGTGCTAAGAACAACACTTATAATTTCGCTTATAATGGCTTTTATTGCTGGGATAATAAGCTTTTTACTGAGAGGATATGTAATTTAATAGAGGAGAATAATTAGGTAGATTCCTAATTTCATTATTTTAAAAAAGAAAAACTTGTTTAAAAATCAGTAATTCTGATTATTAAGATAAGAGCTATTCTAAAAATGGATAGCTCATTTTTTTTTAATAAGAGTATAGATTTAAATTATCTTAAACACTATACTACTTCCTTTTGCTAACACTTAATTTTTATTGCAGGAATTTTTTAGGACAATTATAAACATAGTGGCATTGAATGCCGTAATTAACACATTTACAATTATTGCCACATTCATTGTAAGTGGGTATAGCCGGTTTTCAACTTCATCGGAGATTTTGATAAAGTTTAGCTCAATCTTGCCAAACTATCGATATAAGAATGCCAGTTGAAGATGGTATTGCGGGGTCAAAAAATATAAAGGCTGAGTTTCCGAAAATAAAGGTGATAGTTCTCACAACATTCAAAGATGATGAGTTCATCAAAGGTGCAATTTTTTATGGTGCTGATGGATATGTGCTAAAAAGTAGCTCTTCTGAGAACTTAGTAGAGTCAATCAAGGCAGTCTTACAAGACAAGTTTGTGCTTGCCAAAGAGATTGCAAAGGCTTTGCCAAGGTTTTTAAATGAAGAAAGTAGGATGGGCGGCTTAAAAAAGTTTGATTTAACAGGAAAAAAAGAGATTTTAAAACTTGTTGCAGGAGGCTTTTCAAATAAAGAAATAGCAAAAAGCCCTCTTTTTAACAGAGGGCACAGTGAGAAATTACATATCAGTTTTGCTTGAGAAGTTAAATTTAGAAAAATAGGACCCAGCTTGCAGTATTTTATTATAGAAATTTTAAATAGAGCTCGCCTAATTTCTAAGAGGTTAATTCTTTTTCCTCGATATTAATATTAGGGAGTGTTTCAATCATGTTTTTATCAATTTGAGGAATTTTTACCTTTTCTCCAATTTCGAGAACTTCTGATGATGACTTAACAAGGTATGGCTGGTTGTTTACATTTATGGTATAAAAAGATTCCATTAAGCGAATACTTTTGTCTTTTTTATCGATAAAATAAACATTAACAAGGTCACTGAATTTGAACTGAGCTAAAAACATATCAAGTTGTTTTTCCCACGTCTTCATATCATTTGATGAATATTTAGGATTTAAAATCTTTAGTCTTTCAAGGGAGTACGACTTTAGATACTCTTTCATTATACCTTCAAAGTATTTAGCAGGTACTTGGACCTTGACTTTGTATACAGGGATCTTTGTGTTGTTGGTATTCAAATAGGTCTCGTTAATTACTGTTTTTTGTTTTAAAACAAGCTCATAAATCTTTTTTTCTCTTTTTTCAAAAACTGGATTTATCTCAGACAGCCCCGAAGAAGCAAAAAATAACTTATACATCTGGCTATTTTCTGGAACTTCACAGAAAATAAGAGAGTCTGCTGGACTTTTAATGTAAAGCTTTTTATCTTTAACAAAATATATAGTATCATCTGTTTGAGAAATGATATAGATTTGATTGTTTTTCCTATCTAAAATCAGTTCTTCCTGATAGCTCAATAGTCCAAGTTCATAGTTTTCGGGATTTATTACGGTTTTTTGTTTATACCTTATTTTGGAGGCTTTATTTAAATTATCTAAAGCATCTCTTAAAGAAACATTAGGTACTGTTGTTTTAGTCTGGGCAATTACAATAGAAGCTTGATACGAAATTGTTAA
It contains:
- a CDS encoding glutamate synthase-related protein; translation: MISLYENEFEVVRDELKCIRCKVCVRQCANEVHEYDEEEDRVVADSSKCVACHRCVVMCPTKALTIKKTENAFKENANWLPSYINEIYKQAETGGILLTGMGNDKPIPIYWDRLLINASQVTNPSIDPLREPMELKTFIGRKPDKLEFDENGNLKTKLPPQLELEVPIMFSAMSFGSISLNACESLAAAAVEVGTYWNTGEGGLHQKLYKYKERAIVQCASGRFGVDVDYLNAGAAIEIKIGQGAKPGIGGHLPGEKVGEEVSRTRMIPIGSDAISPAPHHDIYSIEDLRQLIFALKEATNYTKPVGVKIAAVHNVAAIASGIARAGADFITIDGVRGGTGAAPLRIRDNVGIPIELALAAVDSRLREEGIRNQVSIIVAGSIRNSADVVKAIALGADAVFIGTAALISLGCHVCQKCHTGKCNWGIATQDPVLVKRLNPEIGARRAANLLRAWAHEIKEMLGLMGINALESLRGNRLMLRAVGLTEKEMEILGVKHAGEGV
- a CDS encoding 4Fe-4S dicluster domain-containing protein → MAKKIFPKEEVCVGCHLCEVYCVYAHSKYKKPTVKAHELVKLYNKHRDLKPTPRILVEEKSGEWTTFALQCRHCDDAPCTKACITGAMKKLEDGRVICDEEKCVGCWSCIMACPHGAVRRGENKKAASKCDLCLELGEPACVKNCPNEALVIKEV
- a CDS encoding NAD(P)/FAD-dependent oxidoreductase: MRYVIIGNSVAACGCIEAIRKVDLQNPIVVISDEKYRVYSRPLISYYLGGKVDENKMYIRDEDYYEKNKVEAILGKRAVSVDFKNKEVVLDDGSKVKYDKLLIATGGKPFVPLTKGFELKNVFTFIKFDDVKAIDEAIKNGAKKATVIGAGLSGLKAAEALIKRGLEVTVAELANRILGSILDLEASKIVQDELEKHGIVFKLETSVDEIIGDGKVEKVRLKNGDVLDSDIVVFAIGVVPNIDFLKGTELKINRGIVVDDHMRTNIEDVYAAGDCAEGYDCVYQQQRIIPIWPNAYNQGETAGYNMVGVEKTFDRGFPMNSIGFFDVHMITAGIVMPNSDDIEVLVKHDKEKNSYRKIYIKNGRVLGFMFINSIDRAGMITNMIKEGLNVESIKHRLLDDDFGYLDLPKELRQEKILGGAKA
- a CDS encoding GltB/FmdC/FwdC-like GXGXG domain-containing protein, whose translation is MAERGKLTIDAKGIHYKELNEMIENALNEGYKQIDLINVNGQRYIGDGLTFPDRKLNIYGTPGNDMAAFMNGLTIEVFANGQDGIGNTMNAGKIIVHGSAGDIIGYGMRGGEIFIKGDVGYRVGIHMKEYMDKVPVLVVGGKAGDFLGEYMAGGRIIVLGLTLKEDEEITGLYCGTGMHGGVMYLRGQLQPYQLGKEVKIVDMEEEDYKFIDKYVTEFVKYFGYSKEFIMSKPFYKLIPYNKRPYGKLYAY
- a CDS encoding HD domain-containing protein, which produces MIKYFKADVRRINHAIKVLSFARLIGKMEGLDESKQQILEIAAILHDIGIKVCEQKYGSSAGHLQEIEGPEVAKSILDGFDIDQKTLERILFLIGNHHSYHKIDDIDFQILVEADFIVNIYEDEMSKEAIKQVKEKYFKTKTATALLGTMFEV
- a CDS encoding L-lactate permease — its product is MDFFLSSLPILLVLVLLIFMKKTADFAGLVGWIATALIAIFYFNTSFDVVVKSSIMGFLAALPVSLVVVTSILQLNIMESAGAMKRIIVFIKGLSKDDKVFQALILNVGFGTFLAATGAVPVTVLPPILIGLGYSTFAAIALSAVGFDALCTYALLGTPLVVFSQIANIDLITSARYFLPFVGVVSFTISLAMLFIIGNSKFVKRGFIPAIIVGLASYAAAELAILVKAPVITGIFAGILIMLVMMLILKLIGKKVYDSSHFTDEDRKTEKTMGIVKAVSPWILLVIFILITNLITPIREFLYDKLSMPVEVMKGPKIKPIFTRVLWQSYTWIMISTIISIFIFKMDKTALKNAWDKTKSRIPKPFWSSTVFFLMAYVMMYSGYQKTDTGYDLLNKAHNIVYVLAEYSAKGFKGAYAFIAPYLGILGGFITGTETSTVAMFAKYTIETSKLLGLSPLLMVAAVAFGGGLASGISPSKLQNAAAAIDAIGEESKVLRTTLIISLIMAFIAGIISFLLRGYVI
- a CDS encoding response regulator transcription factor, which produces MPVEDGIAGSKNIKAEFPKIKVIVLTTFKDDEFIKGAIFYGADGYVLKSSSSENLVESIKAVLQDKFVLAKEIAKALPRFLNEESRMGGLKKFDLTGKKEILKLVAGGFSNKEIAKSPLFNRGHSEKLHISFA